The Cervus canadensis isolate Bull #8, Minnesota chromosome 9, ASM1932006v1, whole genome shotgun sequence genome contains a region encoding:
- the GGACT gene encoding gamma-glutamylaminecyclotransferase translates to MPGPECKWSAETGAPCGTDNSSGCLAPVFVYGTLKTGQPNHRVLLDGAHGRAAFRGRARTLEPYPLVIAGEHNIPRLLNLPGRGHLVAGEVYEVDERMLRFLDEFEDCPDMYQRTRLHVALEGARAPLECFVYTTATYPPEWVHLPYLDDYDSQGKHGLRYHPRENR, encoded by the exons ATGCCAGGGCCAGAGTGTAAATGGAGCGCTGAAACCGGAGCTCCCTGTGGCACCGACAACAG CTCCGGCTGCCTGGCCCCCGTGTTCGTGTACGGGACGCTGAAGACGGGCCAGCCCAACCACCGGGTCCTGCTGGACGGCGCCCACGGGCGCGCGGCCTTCCGGGGCCGGGCCCGCACGCTGGAGCCCTACCCGCTGGTGATCGCGGGCGAGCACAACATCCCGCGGCTGCTGAACCTGCCGGGCCGCGGGCACCTCGTGGCCGGCGAGGTCTACGAAGTGGACGAGCGGATGCTGCGCTTCCTGGACGAGTTCGAGGACTGCCCCGACATGTACCAGCGCACCCGCCTGCACGTGGCCCTGGAGGGCGCGCGCGCGCCCCTGGAGTGCTTCGTCTACACCACGGCCACCTACCCACCTGAGTGGGTCCACCTACCGTACCTCGACGACTACGACTCGCAGGGGAAGCACGGGCTCCGCTACCACCCGCGGGAAAACAGATGA